The DNA window GATTGAAGCCGATGTGGAAATTCGCTGGTCAAGACCTGATGTTAATCCAGAGTTTAATTGTGTTGGTTGCTTATTTACCCATATCGCCCCAAAATACAAACCCCTCATTAAAAAAGTGCAAGAAGTGCTAGGCTTTGACGACGTTGTCTAAATAGATAGCCAAGACACCTGCTTTTATTACACGCTCCATTCTCCATTTTGCTTCTTTAACGGCACACCATGAAACGTTGGCTTAAACGCTTATCGCTGGTCTTACTCATTGGTTTAATTCTCACCCTTTTTATGGCAGGTTGGGGCGCGAGCACAGAAACAGGCTCTCATTGGCTAATTCGCTTCGCACAACGTTGGATACCAGGTGAATTAACGATTCAACACATTGAAGGCAGTTTATTAAATCGGTTGGTTTTAAAAAATATTCACTATCAGCATGAAGCCATTAATGTGGACGCAGATAGTTTAATCTTTGCGTGGCAAGCAGGCGCGTTATTCGATTTAAATGTGCATGTGCAACAAATTATTGCAAATAAAGTAAAAGTAATTATCCCGCCGAGTACGACACCCGTTGAACCGTCAAAAGAACCTTTTAGCCTGCCCGAAATTCAGTTACCCATCAGTATCGCTTTAGACGATGTGCAACTCACCGAGTTTGAACTACAAACAGGAGAGACTAGCGCACCGTTTCAACTAAAAATCGCCCGCGCCCAACTCAGCGCAATGATTAAAGAACAAGTGACTTTATCCAAGCTCGCTATCTCAGGCGTAGAAACACAAGGCATCCGTGCGGAATTAAATGCAAATGGTCACTACGGGCTAACCCGTCCGCATCCTGTTCTCCTTGACTTGCAATGGATAGCGCAACTACCTGATATTGGAGAAATCACAGGCAAAGGACAATTAACAGGCGATATTCAAAAGCTGAATTTAAACCATCAAATTAGTAACCCCATCGCTTTACAATTAACCCTCAGTGCAACCGATGTTTTAAATCAATTGGGTTGGCAAGCAGAAATTCAGTGGCAAGATTTATTTTATCCGCTAGACAATTCAGCAAAATTGATTCGCAGTCAAAACGGCAAAATTACCAGCAGCGGGCAATTATCTGATTACAAACTGCAATTACAAACCCGTTTAAGTGGTCAAGATGTCCCCATGACCGCATTACAACTCGATGCAAAAGGTAATTTGTACAGTGCGAACCTAGACAAGTTACAAGCGGATTTATTAGATGGTCGCGTACAAGCGCAAGGGTTCATCAATTGGAAAGACTTATTACAAGCCAATTTACAACTCGATATCCAACAACTACGGATTAACGATTACGTTCCCGACTTACCCAAAGAGATTAGATTAAACAACAAATTACAAGCGCAATTAAACGACAAACAATGGCAATTAACCCAAGAAACCGCGCTCAGTAATACATCCGCACAAATCCAATTAAACGCAAAAGGCTCGATACAAGCCTTAGATAACCCTGATTTTAACGTTGTTCTCGATTGGCAAAATCTACAATATCCGCTTGTTGGTGCGTCCGTCGTCAACGTACCGACAGGAAAAGCGACTCTAACAGGTCACTTACAAGCTTATCAATTAGACTTAAAAACCCAAGTTAAAACGCCACAAATTCCCGACAGCCATTGGCAATTAAACGCACAAGGCGATTTAAATCAACTAAAACAAGGGCAATTAACAGGCGACTTACTGCAAGGGCAATTACTGGCAACACTCAGCGCACAATGGGCGGATAAATTACAAGCAGCGGTCGATGTGCAATTAAGCGATATTGCCCTCGCCCCTCTTGTGGCGGAATTGCCACCAAATGTCAAAGTCAACGCCCGTTTTTCCGCTGATTTACAAGATGATAAAGTCAAAATACAACAAGGTAAAATCAGTTTACCGCCTACCGATGCGCAAATAACACTGGCTGGCGAAGGGCTATTGCAACCTGCGGATAATCCACAATTTAAAGCAGATGTAACATGGAAAAATTTACAATTTCCTTTAATCGGCGTGCCCCAAATTCAAACCCAAGCAGGCAGTGTCAAACTTGCAGGCACATTACAAGCCTATCAATTAACCTTAAATACCGATTTAAGTGGCGAACAATTGCCCAAAGGCACATGGCAAGCGGAAATTAATGGTAACGCGCAACAAATCAAACTGGATAAATTACGCGGTGAATTTTTACAAGGGCTGGTTAATGCCAACGGCTTGGTCGAACTCAATCCGTTAAAAGCTAACCTTAGCTTATCGCTGGATAAATTAGTTTTACATTCGCTTGTCGCAGAAATTCCCGCCACGCACAAACTGTCGACCCAATTACGCGCAGAATTTGCTAATCAACAATTGCAACTCGCTGAGCTTAATATCACTTTACCGCCCAGCTCGTTAAAAATTGCAGGGCAAGCCGAAGCCGATTTAAACGACGCACAAAACCCCCGTTTTAAAACCAAATTGACATGGCAAGGTGTGCGCTATCCATTTGAAGGAAAAGACTTATTACTAAAAGATGCAAAAGGTCAATTAAGTCTTAACGGGACAGCCGATAATTATCAATTAGACCTGTTAACGGATATTGTTGGACAAGGACAAATTCCATCAGGGCGCGTGATTGCGAACGGCAACGGCGATAAAAACAGCTTTAAGCTCAAACAGCTACAAGGAAAACTGTTAGACGGGGTTTTAACTCTCACAGGACAAGTTGCATGGTCGCCAGCCCTACAATGGACACTGAATTTAAACGGCGAAAAACTCAACCTCGCCCCTTACACCCAACAAGCCAGCAATCTCGCGCTTGATGTCCGTAGCACGGGCAAATTAGACAATAATCAACTCAACGCCGATATTGATATTACCCATATTAAAGGCAAAATTGGCACTTATCCTGTGCAATTACAAGCAACTGCCAGCGCACAAGGGCAACAATTTGAACTGAAAAAATTCAACTTTGTTTCTGGTAAAAACCGCGTTACCGCTTTGTTTCTGGTAAAAACCGCGTTACCGCTCAAGCCAGTTATGCAAAAACGCTGAATGCAACATGGGATATTGACGCGCCCGCCCTAGCTGAATTAGTCCCACAAACAGGGGGGAGTTTACAAGGCAAAGGCAAAATTAGCGGAACGCTGACAAATCCAAGCATTAACGCGACCTTACAAGGCAAACAATTAGCCTATGCAGACAAACGACTTGCCAATTTAGACGTAAAAATCAATGCTGATTTACAAGGCAAACAGGGAATTGACCTCTCAATACAAGCAAGTGATATTTTTCAAGCCAATGAAAAAATAATCAACAGTGTCGACCTGACAGGACAAGGACAAATTGGACAACACCGTATTGCCCTAACTGTCAAAGCCCCTGAAAATAATTTACAAGTTAATATCGACGGTGGATTAAATCTTAATTCGCTACAATGGCAAGGGCAAATCAGCCAAATTGTGGCAACGATAGAACAAATGGGAACATGGTCACTCCCCAAACCTGCACCCTTGACAGTTTCGCCAGACATGGCGCAACTCTCTAATTTCTGC is part of the Beggiatoa alba B18LD genome and encodes:
- a CDS encoding translocation/assembly module TamB domain-containing protein, whose translation is MKRWLKRLSLVLLIGLILTLFMAGWGASTETGSHWLIRFAQRWIPGELTIQHIEGSLLNRLVLKNIHYQHEAINVDADSLIFAWQAGALFDLNVHVQQIIANKVKVIIPPSTTPVEPSKEPFSLPEIQLPISIALDDVQLTEFELQTGETSAPFQLKIARAQLSAMIKEQVTLSKLAISGVETQGIRAELNANGHYGLTRPHPVLLDLQWIAQLPDIGEITGKGQLTGDIQKLNLNHQISNPIALQLTLSATDVLNQLGWQAEIQWQDLFYPLDNSAKLIRSQNGKITSSGQLSDYKLQLQTRLSGQDVPMTALQLDAKGNLYSANLDKLQADLLDGRVQAQGFINWKDLLQANLQLDIQQLRINDYVPDLPKEIRLNNKLQAQLNDKQWQLTQETALSNTSAQIQLNAKGSIQALDNPDFNVVLDWQNLQYPLVGASVVNVPTGKATLTGHLQAYQLDLKTQVKTPQIPDSHWQLNAQGDLNQLKQGQLTGDLLQGQLLATLSAQWADKLQAAVDVQLSDIALAPLVAELPPNVKVNARFSADLQDDKVKIQQGKISLPPTDAQITLAGEGLLQPADNPQFKADVTWKNLQFPLIGVPQIQTQAGSVKLAGTLQAYQLTLNTDLSGEQLPKGTWQAEINGNAQQIKLDKLRGEFLQGLVNANGLVELNPLKANLSLSLDKLVLHSLVAEIPATHKLSTQLRAEFANQQLQLAELNITLPPSSLKIAGQAEADLNDAQNPRFKTKLTWQGVRYPFEGKDLLLKDAKGQLSLNGTADNYQLDLLTDIVGQGQIPSGRVIANGNGDKNSFKLKQLQGKLLDGVLTLTGQVAWSPALQWTLNLNGEKLNLAPYTQQASNLALDVRSTGKLDNNQLNADIDITHIKGKIGTYPVQLQATASAQGQQFELKKFNFVSGKNRVTALFLVKTALPLKPVMQKR